In Sphingomonas sp. LT1P40, the DNA window GCGGTTGGCCCCAATTACGCGCGGCCGGAAACGCCGCCGACTGCCGCTGCCGCGTTCGTCGATCCCGGTACGACGAAGGTGTCTCCAGGCGAGGTCGAGGGCGAGTGGTGGCGGCTGTTCAACGATCCCGTGCTCGACCGGCTGGTGGTCGAGGCGCTGACCTACAACACCGATATCCGGCAAGCATCGGCCAATCTGAAGCGCGCGCGGGCGTTCCTGTCGGAGTCGCGCGGGCAGCGGTTGCCGTCGACCAATCTGGGCGCGGGCTATACCCGTTCGCGCACCGGGGCAGAGAGCGCACAGGGGGCATTGCCCCCGGGTGTGGACGGGGTCGAGAGCGATTTCTTTCAGATCGGGCTGGATGCATCTTATGAAATCGACTTGTTCGGGCGGGTGAGCCGTTCGATCGAGGCGGCGCGCGGGGATGTCGAAGCGGCGCAGGCGGCGCTCGACGGATCGCGCGTGGCGATCGCGGCGGAGACCGCGCGGACTTACGCGGCGGCATGCGGCTTTGCGGCACAGGCCGAGGTGGCGCGCGAGACGGTGCGGTTGCAGACCCGCACGCTCGAACTGACCCAGCGGCTGTTCGATGCGGGTCGCGGGACGATCCGCGATGTCGATCAGGCGCGCGTGCTGGCGGAAAATGCCCGGGCGCAGGTGCCGAGTTTCGAGGCGGAACGACGCGCGGCGCTCTATGCGCTGGCGACGCTGACCGGCAAGCCGCCGGCGGAACTGGATGCGCAAGCGGATCGCTGTGCGGTGACCCCGGGCGTATCCGCGCTGATCCCGGTCGGCGATGGTCAGGCGCTGCTCGCGCGGCGGCCGGATGTGCGTCAGGCCGAGAGGACGCTGGCGGCGGATACCGCGCGGGTCGGGGTCGCCACGGCGGCGCTGTATCCGTCGATCACGCTGGGCGGATCGGTGTCGTTGGGCGCGCAGAATATCGGCGATCTGGGCAAGAGTTCGTCGTTCAACTTCTCGCTCGGGCCATTGCTCAGCTGGAGCTTCCCCAATGTCACCGCTGCGCGGGCGCGCGTGCGGCAGGCGGAGGCCGGGGCGGAGGGTTCGCTCGCCGCGTTCGACGGCACGGTGCTGACGGCGCTGCGCGAAGTCGAGCAGGCGCTGGCACGCTATTCGGGTGAGATCGAGCGCAACGTCGCGCTGCGTCGCGCCGACACGGCGGCGACCAACGCCGCGCGGATCGCGATTCTGCGGTTCGAGGCGGGACGCGACGCGCTGCTGCTGCGGATCGATGCCGAGCGTGAGCGAGCGGCGTCACGATCCGCGCTGGCGCAGTCCAACGCCGCGCTGGCGGAGGCGCAGGTCGCGCTGTTCAAGGCATTGGGCGGCGGCTGGGAAGCGGCACCCGATGCGGTGCGGCGTGAGGCGCCGGCGGGCTAGTTTTTACGAGATCGAGCGAGGCCGAGTAGCGTAACTGGCCTCGCTCGATACCTGTGGGGCAGGGCGACCGGCACAACGGCGTGATGAGCTTAAGCCAGATCACGCCGCCATTCGGTCGCACGGGTCGGTACAATCCGACTCCGCCAGCGCTTGCTCATATTCCACGCATTGCACCTCGCCGCCGCGCCCGGCCGAGTGGCGGGGGACGATCCGGCCGGTGGCGCGGAAACCCAGCTTGCGCAGCACGCGGCCCGATGCCGGGTTGTCAGTGAAATGACCGGCGGACAGCGTCGGCAGGCGCAGTGCGCGCGCGATGTCGATCACCGCACGACCCGCTTCGGTGGCATAGCCGCGTCCCCACGCGTCCGGCGTGATCCAGTATCCCAGATCAACCGCGTCCGGCTCCGTCCGCTCAAGGCCAATACAGCCGACGATCCGGCTGGCACCGCCGTCCAGCGCGCAGACCAGGAAGACCGGCAGATCGGCGGCGTCTCGCGGCGTCTTCAGGAATGCCTGCGCATCGCCCAGCGCATAGGGCCACGGCGCACGCGCCAGGTTGCGGACTACGGCCTCATGCCCGATTGCATGTGCCAGTTCGGGGGCGTCCTCGATCCAGCCGGGCCGCAATGTCAGTCTTTGCGTTCTTGCGAACATGTCACTCTCCTCGCGGATCAGCCGTGCCGCGCGTTCATGACGGCTGCACGACAGATGGGGTGGGGAGGGAGCATGAAAAAAGGGAGACCGGGGCGACCCGTCTCCCTTTACGGTCTCCTGAAAAAGGAGACCCGGGTTGCCCTGGTGGGCTACCCGAATGGTGCCCGTGCTATTCGGCTGCTTCCGCCATCATATCGATCGATACGAATTTGCGGCCGAGCTTGCCGTCATGGAATCGCACCTGGCCGTCGGTAAGCGCGAACAGCGTGTGGTCGCGGCCAATGCCGACATTCACGCCCGGATAGACGCGCGTGCCGCGCTGACGGACCAGAATGTTGCCGGCGATGGCGGCCTGGCCACCAAACTTCTTCACGCCAAGGCGCTTGGACTGCGAGTCGCGACCGTTGCGCGACGAACCGCCTGCTTTCTTATGTGCCATTGGAAGTTACTCCCTTACGCTTCAGCAGCCGGGGCCGCGGCTTCCGCCGGTGCCGCATCGGCCTTCTTGGCCTTGGCGGCCTTCTTTTCTTCCTTCGCACCGATCGCGGTGATCTTCAGGATCGTGTGCTGCTGCCGATGGCCGTTCTTGCGGCGATAATTATGGCGGCGGCGCTTCTTGAAGACGATGACCTTGTCGGCCTTCGCCTGCGCGATGATCTCGGCGGACACGGTCAGACCGTCGGTGGACTTCAGCTCCGAACCTTCGCCGGCGAGCAGGAT includes these proteins:
- the rplU gene encoding 50S ribosomal protein L21 — its product is MFAIVRTGGKQYRVAAGDKIVVEKLDGEAGSSITLGDILLAGEGSELKSTDGLTVSAEIIAQAKADKVIVFKKRRRHNYRRKNGHRQQHTILKITAIGAKEEKKAAKAKKADAAPAEAAAPAAEA
- a CDS encoding TolC family protein, with product MKRLIAPLLASSLLAGCAVGPNYARPETPPTAAAAFVDPGTTKVSPGEVEGEWWRLFNDPVLDRLVVEALTYNTDIRQASANLKRARAFLSESRGQRLPSTNLGAGYTRSRTGAESAQGALPPGVDGVESDFFQIGLDASYEIDLFGRVSRSIEAARGDVEAAQAALDGSRVAIAAETARTYAAACGFAAQAEVARETVRLQTRTLELTQRLFDAGRGTIRDVDQARVLAENARAQVPSFEAERRAALYALATLTGKPPAELDAQADRCAVTPGVSALIPVGDGQALLARRPDVRQAERTLAADTARVGVATAALYPSITLGGSVSLGAQNIGDLGKSSSFNFSLGPLLSWSFPNVTAARARVRQAEAGAEGSLAAFDGTVLTALREVEQALARYSGEIERNVALRRADTAATNAARIAILRFEAGRDALLLRIDAERERAASRSALAQSNAALAEAQVALFKALGGGWEAAPDAVRREAPAG
- the rpmA gene encoding 50S ribosomal protein L27, yielding MAHKKAGGSSRNGRDSQSKRLGVKKFGGQAAIAGNILVRQRGTRVYPGVNVGIGRDHTLFALTDGQVRFHDGKLGRKFVSIDMMAEAAE
- a CDS encoding GNAT family N-acetyltransferase codes for the protein MFARTQRLTLRPGWIEDAPELAHAIGHEAVVRNLARAPWPYALGDAQAFLKTPRDAADLPVFLVCALDGGASRIVGCIGLERTEPDAVDLGYWITPDAWGRGYATEAGRAVIDIARALRLPTLSAGHFTDNPASGRVLRKLGFRATGRIVPRHSAGRGGEVQCVEYEQALAESDCTDPCDRMAA